In Bacteroidales bacterium, the genomic window TTTGCTGCAATTTTAGGTGTTGACGTTGTTGCCGATAATCCTGTTGAAACAATGGAAACCGAAGTTATAGGAACTCAAAACATCATAAATGCTGCCTTAAAAAATAACATTCGTAAAATTATTTATGCTTCAACAAGCGGTATCTACGGACATTCGGCTATTGAAAGAAGTGTTACGGAGGATATTCAGGTTGACCCACGCACAAGTTATGCAATTGCCAAAAGATACAACGAAATATACCTGAAAGCATTATTTGAAGAAAAAGGATTACAGTCGGTTTCACTCAGGTTTTTCAATGTTTATGGAATTAATCAGGATACACGGATGGTAGTTCCGCGTTTTTTTGAACAGGCAATGAATAATAAACCAATAACGGTTTTTGGTAATGGAAAGCAAACCCGCGATTTTACATACATAGACGATACTGTTTTTGCCAGCGTTGAAATTGCAAAAGCGGTTAATGGATGTGAAATTTTTAATGTTGCTAATGAAAATGAAATAACAATCTCCGAATTAGCAAAAAAAATACTTGCAATTACAAATTCTTCGTCACAGGTATCATTTATAAATGCTCCCGAAAAACGATACGATTTCGAAGTTGAAAGAAGATTTGGCTGTTCTGATAAACTAATGAAATCTATCCAGTACAAACCAAATACAAGTTTGGAAAAAGGATTGAAAATTATTTTTGATAAAATGAAAACCCGCGAAATAATGGATTTGGAATAATATGCTAACTTTTCACAAGTTTGCCAAGTGCTTTCAATCTGTTTAACAATGTGGGGTGCGAATAATAAAAAAACACATATGCTTTGTGCGGATTAAGATTACTCAGATTATTTACCGATAATTTTTTTAATGCAGATTGAAGATATTCCGGCTTATAAGTAGTTCCGGCAAAAGCATCGGCTTTATATTCATTTCTCCTCGAAATAACATTCATCACTAAACCCATAATAGTTGATAAAGGACTGTAGAGCATGGCAAACGCAAGAATTCCGATATGAAAACTTTTTATTTCCGAACCAAGTGCCTGCGAAAGCAAAGGATTATTTATAAATAATGATAAAATAAACAGCATTATTCCGGTTTGAATAATGGAAGCAAAAATTGCAGCAAGTGTGTGTTTCTTTTTGTAATGCCCTATTTCGTGAGCAAGCACAGCAACAATTTCTTCTTTTGTCAAATCATTAATCAGAGTATCAAAAAGAACAATTCTTTTTTTTGCACCCAATCCGCTGAAATATGCATTTGCTTTTGATGAACGCTTTGAACCGTCAATTTTAAATATATTTTTTAATTGAAACCCTGTTTTATCTGCGTATTCTTCAATAGCTGTTCTTAATTCACCCTCTTCTAAAGGAGTTTGTTTGTTAAATAGCGGAACTATTATGGAAGAATAAAACATTGTCATGAATATCATAAATGCGCAAACTGCAAGCCATACATAAATCCAAAAATATTTTCCCGTACTCTCATAAAACCAAACTATCAGCGACAACAAGCCGCCGCCAATAATTGCGCCGAGAAACCATCCTTTTATTTTATCAAAAATATATGTTTTAACTGTAGTTTTATTAAATCCGAATTTTTCTTCGAT contains:
- a CDS encoding M48 family metallopeptidase — translated: MSPKIILIIIIAILLFDFILERILDYLNSKNWSNELPEQLKGIYDSAKYKKSQDYDKVKRKFSIFTDSLNLLLMLLMLIFGGFAFIDSFVRQYTQNPILLAIGFFGIIGIAADIIGTPFSLYNIFVIEEKFGFNKTTVKTYIFDKIKGWFLGAIIGGGLLSLIVWFYESTGKYFWIYVWLAVCAFMIFMTMFYSSIIVPLFNKQTPLEEGELRTAIEEYADKTGFQLKNIFKIDGSKRSSKANAYFSGLGAKKRIVLFDTLINDLTKEEIVAVLAHEIGHYKKKHTLAAIFASIIQTGIMLFILSLFINNPLLSQALGSEIKSFHIGILAFAMLYSPLSTIMGLVMNVISRRNEYKADAFAGTTYKPEYLQSALKKLSVNNLSNLNPHKAYVFFYYSHPTLLNRLKALGKLVKS
- a CDS encoding NAD-dependent epimerase/dehydratase family protein, yielding MNGKKILVTGGAGFIGSHLVKYLVEKGNEVIVADILLRGNKIDKNIFKEIQFYNADVKDPNIMVDLSKGCDIVFHFAAILGVDVVADNPVETMETEVIGTQNIINAALKNNIRKIIYASTSGIYGHSAIERSVTEDIQVDPRTSYAIAKRYNEIYLKALFEEKGLQSVSLRFFNVYGINQDTRMVVPRFFEQAMNNKPITVFGNGKQTRDFTYIDDTVFASVEIAKAVNGCEIFNVANENEITISELAKKILAITNSSSQVSFINAPEKRYDFEVERRFGCSDKLMKSIQYKPNTSLEKGLKIIFDKMKTREIMDLE